The DNA segment ACGAATCTCAGATGTAGGATTTAGACgtactccaattcttcacagcttcgattttagacgggtcaacatgaataccttgcttaATAACGACGTGACCAAGAAATTACACTTCattaatccaaaactcacacttagaaaatttagcatacaaACGTTCACCACGTAGGAGTTCAAGCATCAAGCGCAAATGACGAGCATGATCAGCTCTAGttttagaataaatgaggatatcatcaataaagactatcacaaaacgatccaaatagggtttacaaacacgattcatgaggtccatgaacacaaCGGGTGTGTTGGTCAATCCAAAAGGCACGACCAcgaactcatagtgcccataacgagtacgAAATGCGGTTTTCGGTACATCATCGtcgagtacacgaagctgataatagccagaacgaagatcgattttcgagaaacaggacgcgccttgtagttAGTCAAATAAATTTTCAAATCAAGTGTCAACTCGGGCTACCTTGATCGGATGGTCATTTGAATATAATTCATCGGACAGAGGAATAACTGCAAGCACATCATTATACACTACTTCACGTCTATCAACAACTGGATCCCTTTTCGATTGACAAAACACTCTCTTTTCTTATCCCATCTTTTGCAGCTTCTCGCATcttcatactcttcctgcatttCTTGTTTTCTGCATTCTGTGAAATACCTTTCTCTGTATGTTTTTTCTTGCAGGATTTCTTCTTTTGTTCTCTCTTTCACCTCAGCAACGAATGCCTTTTTATCATCTTCCGGTATATATTTGCTCCAGTCGAATCCTTCATCTTCATGAAACACCCTGGGTCCACTACTTTCTTTAATTGTCAACATTGCTTGTTTCTTCTCTTTAGATGACCCTTCAGCAATCTGTTTTAGATCCGAATTTGACGATTGATCACTGTTACGATGATAAATGGCTTTCTTATAGTAGTCATCATGAAACAGATTAGCATGATCAGCAACTTCCCGGTTGACAcgctctcttttgaaatgacctttctgcttacattgAAAGCATGTAACCATCGACTTGTCAAATCCCAGCTTTATATTTGAACTTTCAAGACATTGCCTGCCTTTTATCTCCATGAACCATTGTGCTCTTCTAAGTCCACTAGCTAAACACCATCTGATATCGATAAGTTCCATCTCCTCTGGGtctatttggtcataatcttctttttgTCATTTCTAGGTTTCCTATTCTCCCCGCCACTAAACTCTCATACGACTCCAGAATCGATGCTAAGAAACTTATCTGTTGTTTAGCAGCATTGATACTCATTTTCGGAGAGTTTTTCAGCTTTAAAGCAATGTTGCAATGAATCGCTTCGGGTTCTTCGGCATTTGAAGTTGTTGAGGAAGAGTGATATCCTGGATTATAATTCAATGAACTACCTTTCTATGCCTCATTGGTCTTTTCGACACTAAACGCAACACCAGGTTTTGATGACTGAATGTTTGAAGGTAAGCTTCCTTTGAAATATAGACCTACATTTTGCTGATATGTAGAACTACTCATTTTGTTCTGCTTTTTCAACTCAAGCTCAAGATTTTCATTCTTTTCTATCAAAGCATCCAAAGAAATTTCATCAAACATTACATCATTTTTCAATATGAACACAAATGTTTGCCACTGATCTGCACGTGGTAAAGCCTCGATGATTTTATCAATGATTTCTCCACGAGTTTTCACTATCCCAAACTGGTCAAGTTCTATTTTAAGATGAcaaaaacgttcaatcatttgTCTCACAGTTTCACCTTTATagaatcaaacaaatcaaattcctttttaagtagtgaaattttgttctttttaatttgttttccACCCTCAGCTTTAACCCATAACGCTTCCCAGACCGACTTTGACGAACCATCATGATTTAGCAATGCAAAAATGTCATCTCTAATTGATTGTTGGATTAATGCAATCATCCTTTGTTCATGAGAAAATACTTTCCGATCTTCAGTTTCTAAATCTCCAAGTGCAAGTTCTTCACCTTTATCGATTTTTCGGCCTTTTGTACCCAAATTCCATACAAAACCAACTTTCATGAGCATACGCCTTTGCCCAGTTAAGAAATCTTTCTTTACACCATGTATAATCTTCGATGTTATCAAGTTTCGGTGGTTTAGAATGAGTTCCGTAAAAGTTTTCATGTTTTATGTTATCGTTTATAGTCTTAGAAATACTTTTTGGTGCAACATTTGGTGTCTCATTTGAATCAGAAGTAAACACCTTATAAAATGTGTTatagaattcttcagccatgataaCCTGCTAAGAAACAATCAAACGCTTGATTAAATCTGAAAAACAACACAAATACCCTGAGTTCGTACAAAGCTGGGATGTATGAAATTATAATGCTGGGTTCGTACGAAGGTGGGTTCGTACGAAGTCATGCTTTTCAAAAACACAAATATTGAACTGCCTTCGTATGATGCTAGTATATAGCTTTGTATGAAGCTACTCTGCGAAGAACATGGTTACGTTTTTCATAGtttttcactgatttgaatacgATTTCGTTGGAATTTTCATCTGAAACTTTGTAGGGTTGTTTAAAAATGTTTTTCACACAACATATTCAAAAATCAGTtgattttaaccgttaaaactATGTAGATCTGAGTTTAAAGTTTCAAAAGAAAAGTAGAAGAAGTGTAGAAGAAGATGTGATGATTTCAGCTCTGAATCTGATGTAGAAACTTGAATCTTCGTGTCTGTGATCCTTGCAAACAATCaccggctctgataccacttgtgaatTCAAACCCTGGATCGAATCTTCAACCGATGAATGCGTTCCGACACGTGAtatgtgcggaatccaatcacgtgTGTGGATGAGAACACGAGGCTGTAATTATAACCGTTTTCCTTTACTGATTTGACAGAGTTTACACCGTGAAAACAAATGGGCAGAGCTTCGCCTCAAGAATGCCGAAAAGATACAAATGAACAAGACCTCACTACTATATATAGACACATGAGTGTGCACAAGAAAATGattggcttcgtacgaagctgccatagttgtgccttcgtacgaagctgctgTTTCACACATGCTGTTCAAACTTTGAACTGTTCAGCACTAGTCTTGAAATATTTGATTCAGCTACAATACATGATTGACGCaagcgatagacatatgcactcacaGCATCCAACTCGTGGACCGGTCGGTAAAATACCCTCAAGGTGTCATAGAGAATTTATTAATAAAGGTAGGAGAGTTTGTTTTTCCTGTTGAATTTGTTATTCTAAACATGGAAGAAGACACTGAAATTCCGCTCATACTAGGACGACCCTTCCTTCCCACTGCACGAGCTATGGTAGATATGAGCCAAGGACAACTAACATTGAGGGTTGGTGAAAAGGAGATCAAATTTGAAGTTGGGCAACGAGCGGAGGACGATCCGGTCAAATACCTCAACGCGACTGACTCAAGCTTAAACGATGCACTACAAAGCTACAACTCGGGGTGTGAGTCATCCTGCGCGGGTAACATTTGACCGACTTTGgctctagccaaggacccttataaacgtggcgcaccatggaGGCATTCTATGGACTGTCCATTAGTTTAGTAGTTTAATCTTAGTTTAAATTAATATCTAGTTTAATGTTTTCTTTTGAGTATTTAGCTTTATAGGAGTAAGACACACTCAACAGAGGAAAATGGATGATGGAATGGAACCCATGCACGTAAAACATAAGCCTCCCGACTCATTTTCTGCAAAACAGTGGTTGCAGCATGGGGCCTTGCTTACTCGGCACGCCCTCATGCCCATCTTACTGTTGTCAAACATTCCCTGTCCATAGGGTGGCACGGGTCGTGCTCACccagcacgcccccgtggccacccCCACTGTAAATATTTTGTTTTCatttgttactggcactttggacacggggccgtgtccccataacacggggccgtgctgcaagTGCCAGTAACCAAaaatttttgttattttcatACTTTTTACACATTTTtccaaaataaatatttttttgggacacattagggacaatgtgtaatttaagtgtgtgtgtgggggggggggataatAAAAACCTTGAATAGTTTGTTCTAAATCAAGCCTTACACAAAGCTCGccttggaaccgctaaacactccaaactttttcaaaaaaaatttcttttcattttttgtaCTTATCTTAAGTTTAGTTGGGTAAACAAGttctaaaaattatgtttttacaaatttacaaccgatagcgtcgtgataaaaagaaccaatttAGAACAATTACGAAAACGGGCATGGTAAATCtttgtaaaatttgattatatatgctTTTTTACACTATGACCctttttcccacaaaagtgagttttgagccattACCGAGTataaaatatacatctttacTAATTGCTcaattttcgtttcttgtgtgaatagcccgtTTGGTTCTCACGAATCTAGAACTTGACAACCCGATGCGTTCCAAGTCCTTAACGACAAaaatccaagtaagtaaatgatagaggcattaggacaaATCCATTTTTTAAACAAAACCTTTATTTTCTTTGCTTTATCCAAAAGCATGCCCTTAGTTAAACCCTTTGAACcttaaaaacctttttcattgcaaacccaccaaaaaaaactaccattttcatttttcatcttTCATTTTTGTAAATCTGCCAGTTATGAAATTACGGTTTTGGCTCAGTTTCAACTTTAGCAacaaaaaaaatcagaaaaatttgaaaaatatgcCAAAATATTTTTTGCTAAGCCAAAAAGCAATAGAAAAACCGATAGTTTACGTTTTTACCCCTTTTACCGAATAAAACCTACAAAACCCAAACCACCACCTACCCTTCAAAGTCCTCTTGATACTTATAAGGATTTAACGTCAAAAGGAGGAAGTTTGATCGACTgtcaagcctatggtaggagtaagttccaaaTTGGGCACGGGCGTTTCACTTAATATTGGCCAAGTGTTGAGTGAATACTTGTGAGatatgtaaatttgtatataactaAATAGAATTTTATTACGGCATATTATGCCCAAAGTAAATAATTTTTCGTAAAttaagttttaaataaatcatgacgaataggattgtaaataaaataaaaacataataaattTAGAACTTGGATACCCGATACTCTAAAGATAGGAcccaaaaaccttttcttttaccTATTAtgtttgggtgtgtaagccacgtaataaagttttgcttgaggacaaacaaagattcaagtgtgagggTGTTTGATGtgattaaaatacaacatatacatTATGTCAAATACGGCGTAAAAgcaaccctttttttagtactaatgttggaaaaaactCGTGTTTTCGTTCCTTTTAGATTTTCAGggataaaagagcttaaatgtgcaaaaggagcaaaaagacagcaaaatccaACATAAATGTAAAGAAGAGGGAATTTTCGCAGCTCGCCAAGCCCCAATTCACATCCAAACCTCAAAATAACAAGAACAAAAGGCTGACACGAGGCCGTGTCTACCAGACACGGGCCACGTCCATCAGACACGGGCCGTGTCTGAAGATGGATATTGGGCAGGAGAAAAAGACAACTGCAAAAGACAAAAATGACAGCCAACGCGGGATCGTGCTAAgccaacacggggcgtggtcaactcaaaGATTTTCAGAATCTAAGATAGTACATTGGCCACCggccgtgccgttgacacacggggccgtgttagtacaaCATCTGACAAGGAGTTAATGaggaaaagagagagagagagagagagagatgggtaTGGGGTCGTGCCAGCCAGGCATTGGCCGTGCTGAAGCTTCTGAAGACAGCTATAAATAGAAGTGCTTGATTCcacttcaactcatcccttggcaaaccacttctctctcacttgtcaccactccaccaccactacaacaccatcatccactacCATCATCCATTTTTCCACCTTTAGAGTGTGTATACtatcgggatccaagattgatcgtaagaatcTTTGTCAAGCAAAGaccatgcttggctaaattcttatcacttggtgaagacatatcttttatgtatttcttttatgatttccaaACTTTAgctactttttaattgggtatgtattaatgactttaataattagttttttaTATGGAAGGCGAAGTTATTCAAACATTCTTCTTATGTCATTTATTCACATATTCATGtatttacggtctatataaagcatgttAATCAACCCGAAAGGgaggttagaagggtggtttgggtaattctatgtctcgtttagtgtatagatcctgcgagaacctggtGCAAGTTTAGTACTACTCCATGGATTGGCCGGGAATGACTGGCCCGACTGAGAGTAAGAAACCGCTTGCACCCCTTATTCATAAACTACTATACTTTAAACCAACCCCGCGAGGagtgtatccctgctgactcagaccaacggGTTGAGGGTGATCGCCGCCTCGTAAGGGGGGTCCACCACAtgttgcattaataacttacttaattatcttttaatattccgacctagtgggattgtatccttgctgactcaaaccactaggttgagtgtaacgtcgcctccaaaagaggggtctactactataactaagataatctcttaaaatgcccaaagtgcggaaatcatcaaaaagGGTACATGAAAGATAAGTTGGATCCAGGTGATTTTTTCTTGTCTatcatttttattttctattttttatctttttattagcttaaaaatcttttctcaaaaattgGTTCGAatagacgttgacgataagccggtactaaaagcttttgtgtccttcgacgacctcggtatcttgccatcagtATACTATGTCCGCAATGAGTATACTTGCCTagcgtgtgtgtagagtgatagtggaatatcgtgttttataaatctAAAATTTGAAATCAGCGagtaaaaaaagagttaaataatTAGATAAGAAATAAACACGGCCCTAGAACATACAGTTCAACCCTCAAGAATATACTGAAAATAAAATTTAGTACAATTTCATTGGAGTAGAGGTGTGGGGCCAGCTCAAATGATCGCTTTGTGATCAACTGTGATCAATTTGCCTACTTGTCAAGCTCCGATAACGTTTACAAATGGGAAAAAAgtccatgtttaaatgtttagtATGTACATTTTTGGTGATTTCTTACATGGATTCAAATTGTGGCCTCTAGCATTAATCATGAAGAAAAGATGTTGCAGCATGAGTTCCTATATCCATAATTAGTAAACAGAGGTCCCAACCCAGCTAGAAAAAacttacataaaactatatacgTAATTCACTTGTTATTTATTCAGCATGTTGTTCATGATGACTCCACAACATACATATTAACGGCCAAGATGATTGATGAGCAGGACAAAAAACTCACTCCTAATTGTTGCGAGAGGATTTGTCTTTGTCTTTCTTTTGGCCACCACCAAGAATACGAAAGATTTGTAGACCTCTGCTAAATGCTTGGTTAAACAGCATTCGTGTTTGGAATTCTGAGACGAATGGGAACCAAGCCAAAAATGCAACCGGAGTGAATAGAATCATCCCCATGATCATTTCATAATATTGTGCTAGCGTTCTAACAGATGACCAGAATCCAGATCGTCTCAAAAATGGCTTCAGAGCTTGTGCAATCTAATACATGAAACGCACAACAAAATATATCAAAGCAATGTTACAACTTGCAAACAGTCGCCTAGATTTTCTTTTCATAAACAAGAAAGAAATTAGGCCCTAATCTCTAAATGCATTCTAGATCCATGCTATACAAAAATATAGACAGATCACTTTTTTTTCAAGTAGGAAATGAATTTAGAATATATGTGATACAGAAAGCCGTTGCGCTTTCGGCCCATTTACTTAGAAGTGGGTCAAGTTTGGTAATGGAAATAGGCCAATTTCGTTGAACCCAAAAAAATACGTTGGAAGTCTATTTCGGATGCTCTAATAATTATCTTTTGAAAGTGGACAAAAATGTGTTTTCGCGTCAAGCTAAGTTAACCCGGTATGTGTACTAAAAGAATAACCATTATAATCCGTTACACAACCCACCCATTTTGTCACCTCCATAGAAAAACCATGATCTAAAACTAATGTATGGTAAAAGGGCTTGCTCACCAGAAGCACTCCCCAACCGGTAGGCATTAAAGCAAGGATGCATACTATTATATCCTTCACTGTCATATGAGGTTGTGCAATTATGGTGATCAGGATAGAAAGAAAAGTGACAAAGACTAATCCTTTAATCAATCGGAATGCAAGCTGATAGTCATTGCTAAGAGATCTTCTACAATATGACACCCCCTGAAAACATAGAAAAATGTAAATGAGTTTAATATGCAAATCGGAGTTGCTAAGTGTATAAGTATCAGTTTCATTTTTAACCAACCTTCATTACAAGAAGTCCTGCAAAGATCACGAGCCACGATATTCCATAAACCTGCAATTAAGAAAACACAATAGTTTATGTAAACTCAATTGAGTTTTATATCTAAGACATGTTATTTAAGAAATACCAGAAAACTTTTGCTGTTTGTGATGTTGAGATGATATACAAGTCCAAATTGATAAATAAAGAACCGAAATGCCAACAAAATCTCCATAATGGTACCCCTTATCCCAGAAGAAAGAAGATGTTCTTGGTCTTTTTCCCACCATGATTCCCAACTTTTTTCAGCAGGCACACCAATCCCACCTCGGTTGCTTATCCACTTCTTCCAATCTGTCCAATCGTCAACAATTTTCTGCCATTCGAATCCTGATGGGTTAAAAAGAAAGGGAGCAAAAAGCCATGTTCCCACCATGAACCACATTGATACTGtaatcactacatatgctagcGAACTTCTATAAGATTCACCAAATATTTCATATACAACAAGTAAGATGAGAAGTTCGATTCCTTTGACAAAGTGACTGCGAGAATAGAGCCTGTAGTTCTCGGCAAATTTGGCATGAAATACAACGAATCCACGACCTGTAGCTCTGTATTGTGCACCCCCACGAAGCAAAGTTCTACCATAGTAATGGGTTTTTGTACCAAGAGAAAATGTGAAAAACACAGAAGCTAACTGTAGTTGCATCAGAACAAAATCAGTAAAAGCACTTCTGAATCCTCTTTCCAGTCCTATTTCCATTATCATCGGAAGTGCCATAAGAAAGCCGATTTGAACAAAAGATTGAGAAGCAAGAGCTACATGAAGTGGGTTATTTTTCATCATTGCTTTATTCGTACTCAACACTCTCTCAAGTCCACTTAGTACAAGATATAGGCGGCCATACAGAAACACATACACTATAAGCACAGTGAGCTGCCACATAAAACAACTTGCTTGTATTAGATAGCGCCGATTGGAATTTCTAAAAGAAGGTTAAAGAATATCAGTTCGTAGTTACCAGTGTGTTGAAGTAGAATCCCACAGTAGTGAAATAGCATGAAAGCATGCGGAAGAAATCAAAACGGTGTCCAAGCCGATATATATCACGACTCATTGTTTGCTCCCCATTTCCGTTAGCTATCTTCGCCTCAAACAATGATATCTGGTTGAGGCCCACATCTCTTCCTTTTCCAACTTGTATGTATTCATGATGAGTAACATTTCCTCCACGTAGTGTAGAGTTAAAACCTGAAAGAAATTTGGTAATTGTGAACTATGTTAAAGTGGATAAAAACACAGAAAAGAAGCTTCAGCTGCAAAGTTATGCCTGCAAATATGTCTTCACTCAGGTTAACGATTTTTGAAGCCTTGCTGATACCCCCTCTGGTCAAGTGAAATAGTCTTTCAAAAACATCAGGATGCCCATAGTGAAATCTGACCCTGAATAGGAAAACCATACAAAGCTTTCTATATATTATATCTGACACAAGTTGACATTATATAGATCAAATCCATATTATgtatctaaaaaaataaaaattaatctTAAAACTTACTTTAATGGGTTAGCCAACAATCTTTGTCCAATTGTTACAAAACTAGTCTCCTGGTTAGACATGAACCATGCAAGAGAAGAAACACTGAAAAGCACAAATAGTATAAAATAGGTAGTAATTCAGAAAATAAAGCAATGCATATATACATGAGAAATGCAAAAGTTACCTGCCAGTGAATATATGCTCCCTAAGTCCAAGTATGGTTGGAGTTCGAACACCGTGTTTGACAAGAAATTCTTGAAGCAAATTCctcattttaaaggcttcttccATGTAGTTGTCCTGTtgagaataataataataataataataataataataataataataataataataataataataataataataacaataacaataataataataataataataataataataataaatataaaaccaTATTTCTTGCTAAGAGACTACAGTCATATAAATTTTAACCAGTAAGAGTACCTGGTTCATGTCTATTGTTTGCAAGCCTTCTCCGCGTGTGAAAATTATGGCATGATTTTGGTTCTCTGGTTTACCCTCACCCAATATGGCAGGCCCTGGAAGTTTTATACGGTATATAACCTAAACaaggaaaatatattatttgcTTCAATTCATTAGTATTGGTATACTGATCTTGTTCTGAACAGTTGCTTaagaatttttttcttctttgcaCTAGTTTCATGTTTGATGCATaaatataatattcaaataaaCTACCTGATGAAAATCAATAGCCAAACTTGTTATGCGTCGTCACCATAGCTCCAACAGGTAGATAAATATTTCAAAATCGATCAACTATGTTCAAAAGAATATTGAAACTTGTACCTGATCTAAGTTTTGATCCCGGTCAGATGCATCTGCAGACTTAGGCACAGCTTTCACAAGAACAGAATAGTAAGAAACGTTATCACGCACTTTTTCTGATCTGCCATAGCTAGGTTCTTCCACCTCATCGATATAGGCAACACGAAGAGAAGGATACCTGTCACATGAACATAGATTGTTAATAGAAGAAATACTTAACCTAACGTATCATACTTAAAGTAAAATCTTTCAACTCTTACGTTGCCATAAGCTTTAAAATGTCATGAGCACGGGCATCATTTGATCTTTTCTGAATGCCATATTGTTGACATGAGACAACATACGTGAACTTCATATCCGCAACTGCTTGGCATTGGGCCAATAGTGATCTTTCATTCCTCAAATATTCTTCTGTGTTAGAATCAGCAGCCTTGTATCCTTTCATCAACTCTGCAAAAATGGTCATAAGTTATATTCCATGCATCACATTGTCAAATACCATTAAAAAGGCTGTTGAAGTTGATAGTAAttgtagtatgtatgtatgtaccgTCTTCCTTTGCTATGTCAAGGAAAGCCTGAAGTTCCAATGCTTGCCGATAGTACATCATGCCTCGTACTAATTATATAGAGGTTAATAAAAAAAGGTTCGACGTTAATTTTAACTAGATCATTACACGAAAAGCATTTACAATTACACAGTTTATAAAAACAACTTGGTTGTGTTAAGATAATATTCAATCAGATACCAGTCTTGGTAAGCGTTTGGCCTCTATATGATGCCCAATGGCGAAGTTTTTCCTCCCAAACCGAATCTCCTTTCATTTCGTCTTCATTCTTAAGTCCCACCCTCTCTCGAAAATTCTTCCATTCATCTGAAATATATTTACATGGTTTCATGGAATACCAGTTTCAATATCAAAGATGAAACTGGAAAGTAAGAAAACAAACTAACCAGGGTAAATTTTCTGTAGATAGAAAAGGATGGAAACTCCATCTTCATTTGGCTTTTCCAAGGCATCCATAGAAAAAAGCACATCCTCAATGTAGTAAGGAGTCAGGACCCTAAAAGACAAAAGTGGCATGTAATAACGCTTCGCTTCATGATTAAAAAACTTGTTTATAGAATTGATTAAGAAAACTTACGAGAAAGATATCATATTTCTAACTTTGGGTGCCACAGGCATGTCCATAAACAATGAATTTGCGAAGAAAGATAAACGCCTTCTGGCTTCTAAGTTTGATGGTACATCCATAGCAGATTCTTTTTCAGTAAGCAAGAGATGAAGCCTTGTAATCTAGAAGAAATAACAAGATGACTAGACTTTATAAACTAACTCAATCTGTTAAatttataattaattattaaaataacTAACATAAATTTTGCTAATAGTTAAGTCCAGAAACTTTTTCATTATGATCAGAACTTACTTTCTCCTTCCAAGCTAATTCTTCTGTCTCAACAGTAACAGGAAAATTAAGCTCCGCAAAAAGATAATGTTTATTTTGTGGTGCTATAGCCTCATGAACTCCATAAGATCCACTATGACTTGACTCCAGCATGCTATACGACATAACGCAAAAGAGTTTAATTAGTAATGTTGTGttatataacttgaaaatacctTAAACGCATTTCATTTAATTTTACCTAGAATCTGTCTCATTTAATATGTCTTTTTTCACCACCTCCAGCATGTTTTGTAGCTCAATTACAAGTTTCTTCTTGTCACTAGCTTTATTTCTTTTCTGAAAGAAAAGATTTTTAATTTGGGTATAATATTGGACTCATTAAGAGAATATAAGGAAAAGCAAAGAAGTTGTATTTGACCAAAAGCTCGATAAGACGAATGAAATGATCAGTGAGACTAGGCAGTGCACTCATATCCAACACCCGTATAAGATCTCCCTCCTTTATGTGATGGTCaactttttcaaaaatctcagTAATGACACTGCAAATAGACAAAGTACAAACTACGTCAATAACAAACGCAACATAAGCAATACATTTACTGGTGTGGCAAAAGAGACCGGATAAATGGGTTAACGGGTCAGACCAAGTAATTTTTTGTCCGTGTCAACTGTCACATGCGGGTCAGGTGTTAGGCTAACACTTAAGCAGTTTATGGTTACTTTTTCTTAATttgtataaataataaatttgtCAAACACGGATGAAAAAATCATTTTATTACAATAACCATCTAAATTTTCTTTTAGTAAAGCGAACTATGAGGTTTATGCATTTTCATACACCAATTTTACATGCTTTCTTTTTAGTTGTCTTTTAGCTCAACTCATTTGGCTTTAAAGATAAAACATGACCCCAAAATAGGTCAAAATATTTGATACCTCAGTCTAACATACATATACTATGAAATGACTCAGATGGTGGTTACGTACGTCTTTTCACTATCCCCTAGGACAAGAAGGTTCATAATATTTTTGCATGAAGCATAGCATTCCTTTACAGCACAGAGCATATAAATATCTGCATTTAGCCTCTTTTGCAGTTCTCGTTGACGGTCGCGGTCTTTTC comes from the Helianthus annuus cultivar XRQ/B chromosome 4, HanXRQr2.0-SUNRISE, whole genome shotgun sequence genome and includes:
- the LOC110937292 gene encoding callose synthase 2 isoform X1; translated protein: MAYNRRGFDQQPPGRLTYTQTSGTLGMESMMDSEVVPSSLEEIAPILRVANEVEAANPRVAYLCRFYAFEKAHKLDPKSSGRGVRQFKTVLLQRLKREDQTTLAGRKKSDAREMQNFYQHYYRKYIQALLKADKADRTRFTKAYQTAEVLFDVLKAVNSTESVEMADEILEAHTKITEKTEMYVPYNILPLDPDSSNQAIMRYPEIQASVSALRNTRGLPWPKDYMKKVHDDILDWLQAIFGFQKDSVANQREHLILLLSNAYIRQFPNPDPHSKLDDRAVTDVMKKLFKNYKKWCKYLGRKSSLWLPNIQQDVQQRKLLYMGLYLLIWGEAANLRFMPECLCYIYHNMAFEVYGILAGSVTPDGKNMQPAYGGEKEAFLWKVVHPIYKTIAKEAEKSKGGRTKHSQWRNYDDLNEYFWSPDCFRLGWPMRVLDDTSFFCPSDDDKKSATSEKAAPSEKSATNNHPIGKINFVEIDSYWHIFRSFDRMWSFFILSLQAMIIIAWNGSGELSSIFEGVVFKKVLSIFITAAVLKLAQAVLDIAMMWKARFSMPFHVKLRYILKALSAAAWVVALPITYSYSWNNPSGFEETIKNWFGNGPSSPSLFILAVVIYLSPNILSALLFLLPFIRRNLERSDYKIVTFMMWWSQLPLYVGRGMHEDPLSLIKYTMFWVLLIAAKLAFSYYLEIKPLVGPTKAIMELHVRRYEWHEFFPQANSNIGVVIALWSPIILVYFMDTQIWYAIFSTIFGGIYGAFRRLGEIRTLSMLRSRFPSLPGAFNDCLIPQEISESTKMGINATLTRRLNKSQRKLFGHSFQEATNKEDTARFAQMWNKIITTFREEDLISNRERDLLLMPCWSDFDLNLIQWPPFLLASKLPIALDMAKDSKGKDRDRQRELQKRLNADIYMLCAVKECYASCKNIMNLLVLGDSEKTVITEIFEKVDHHIKEGDLIRVLDMSALPSLTDHFIRLIELLKRNKASDKKKLVIELQNMLEVVKKDILNETDSSMLESSHSGSYGVHEAIAPQNKHYLFAELNFPVTVETEELAWKEKITRLHLLLTEKESAMDVPSNLEARRRLSFFANSLFMDMPVAPKVRNMISFSVLTPYYIEDVLFSMDALEKPNEDGVSILFYLQKIYPDEWKNFRERVGLKNEDEMKGDSVWEEKLRHWASYRGQTLTKTVRGMMYYRQALELQAFLDIAKEDELMKGYKAADSNTEEYLRNERSLLAQCQAVADMKFTYVVSCQQYGIQKRSNDARAHDILKLMATYPSLRVAYIDEVEEPSYGRSEKVRDNVSYYSVLVKAVPKSADASDRDQNLDQVIYRIKLPGPAILGEGKPENQNHAIIFTRGEGLQTIDMNQDNYMEEAFKMRNLLQEFLVKHGVRTPTILGLREHIFTGSVSSLAWFMSNQETSFVTIGQRLLANPLKVRFHYGHPDVFERLFHLTRGGISKASKIVNLSEDIFAGFNSTLRGGNVTHHEYIQVGKGRDVGLNQISLFEAKIANGNGEQTMSRDIYRLGHRFDFFRMLSCYFTTVGFYFNTLLTVLIVYVFLYGRLYLVLSGLERVLSTNKAMMKNNPLHVALASQSFVQIGFLMALPMIMEIGLERGFRSAFTDFVLMQLQLASVFFTFSLGTKTHYYGRTLLRGGAQYRATGRGFVVFHAKFAENYRLYSRSHFVKGIELLILLVVYEIFGESYRSSLAYVVITVSMWFMVGTWLFAPFLFNPSGFEWQKIVDDWTDWKKWISNRGGIGVPAEKSWESWWEKDQEHLLSSGIRGTIMEILLAFRFFIYQFGLVYHLNITNSKSFLVYGISWLVIFAGLLVMKGVSYCRRSLSNDYQLAFRLIKGLVFVTFLSILITIIAQPHMTVKDIIVCILALMPTGWGVLLIAQALKPFLRRSGFWSSVRTLAQYYEMIMGMILFTPVAFLAWFPFVSEFQTRMLFNQAFSRGLQIFRILGGGQKKDKDKSSRNN